In one Procambarus clarkii isolate CNS0578487 chromosome 29, FALCON_Pclarkii_2.0, whole genome shotgun sequence genomic region, the following are encoded:
- the LOC138369650 gene encoding salivary glue protein Sgs-3-like codes for MSFLRSSSSENATTNLLYSSALKKPSSAHHQPLPHTQPQPSLVPDIPVSDNPATPGSNHLSQNAQLNPDLVETLVTRLENDLIETIVTRIENALEKTLDRLLTKFFAQVPQPTPEADPTDPPSTATETDIRPNKATNARHTLFDQMMEKLLITSLARLTKTTPQADVPQTPTTSTKSKTQPPSTSRYPTRTTMSAPKKTDTSTTQTS; via the coding sequence ATGTCCTTCTTACGTAGCAGCAGCAGCGAAAATGCTACCACCAACCTGCTATACAGCAGTGCATTAAAAAAACCTTCCTCAGCCCATCACCAACCTCTacctcacactcaaccacaaccttcGCTTGTACCGGATATCCCTGTCTCCGACAATCCCGCAACCCCAGGGTCCAACCATCTCTCACAAAACGCGCAACTGAATCCTGATTTAGTTGAAACTCTCGTCACTCGCCTCGAAAATGATCTTATTGAAACGATCGTCACTCGCATCGAAAATGCACTGGAAAAGACCCTGGACCGACTCCTAACAAAATTTTTTGCCCAAGTACCACAACCCacccctgaggctgacccaacagaCCCCCCATCAACGGCTACGGAAACTGACATCCGCCCAAATAAAGCTACCAATGCCAGACACACATTGTTTGATCAGATGATGGAAAAACTCCTAATTACCTCCTTAGCGCgcctcaccaaaaccactccccaggctgacgtgccacaaaccccaaccaccagtaccaagagtaagacacagcccccatccacatctaggtatccaacTCGTACCACTATGAGCGCACCAAAGAAAACAGACACATCCacaacccaaacatcctaa